The following coding sequences are from one Haemophilus haemolyticus window:
- a CDS encoding anaerobic C4-dicarboxylate transporter: MLYLEFLFLLLMLYMGSRYGGIGLGVVSGIGLAIEVFVFRMPVGKAPIDVMLIILAVVTCASILEAAGGLKFMLQIAERILRKNPKRVTLLGPLVVYLLTFMLGTGHSVYTIMPIIGDVALKNKIRPERPMAASSVASQLAITSSPLSAAVVFYLGKITAMPGFEHISLLDIICVTVPATLAGTIALSLYSMRRGKELEQDPEYQRRLQDPVWSERILNTTSTTLNETLPQGAKKSVYLFLLALVVIVAIAMIPEIRTIGSGKAISMSLIIQMMMLCFGGVILLATKTNPQIVPNGVVFKSGMVAAIAIYGIAWMSDTYFQYAMPEFKAAITDMVQTYPWTFALALFAVSVVINSQAATAVMLLPVGIGLGIPAPILVGLMPATYAYFFIPNYPSDIATVNFDVTGTTKIGKYYFNHSFMVPGLIGVVVACLVGVSVAELVIR, encoded by the coding sequence ATGCTTTATTTAGAATTTTTATTCTTATTATTAATGCTTTATATGGGAAGCCGTTACGGCGGTATCGGTTTAGGTGTCGTGTCTGGTATCGGTCTTGCTATCGAAGTTTTCGTATTCCGTATGCCAGTAGGGAAAGCACCAATTGATGTAATGCTCATCATCCTTGCAGTGGTAACTTGTGCATCCATACTTGAAGCAGCTGGCGGTTTGAAATTTATGTTACAAATTGCTGAACGCATTCTTCGTAAAAATCCAAAGCGTGTCACTTTACTAGGCCCATTGGTCGTGTATTTATTAACGTTTATGCTTGGTACTGGTCACTCTGTTTACACAATTATGCCAATCATCGGTGATGTTGCATTGAAAAACAAAATCCGTCCAGAGCGCCCAATGGCAGCGTCTTCGGTAGCATCTCAATTAGCGATCACATCTAGTCCACTCTCTGCAGCCGTTGTCTTCTATCTAGGTAAAATTACTGCTATGCCAGGTTTTGAGCATATTAGTTTGTTAGATATTATTTGTGTGACAGTTCCTGCAACCTTAGCGGGTACGATAGCGCTTTCCTTATACAGTATGCGTCGTGGTAAAGAGTTGGAACAGGATCCTGAATATCAACGTCGTTTACAAGATCCTGTATGGAGCGAACGTATTTTAAATACCACAAGCACAACATTGAATGAAACCCTTCCACAAGGTGCTAAAAAATCAGTGTATTTGTTCTTATTAGCATTGGTGGTGATTGTTGCAATTGCGATGATTCCTGAAATTCGTACTATCGGTAGCGGAAAAGCGATTTCCATGTCGCTAATCATCCAAATGATGATGCTTTGTTTCGGTGGTGTGATTTTACTTGCAACGAAAACGAATCCTCAAATCGTGCCAAATGGCGTGGTATTTAAGTCAGGTATGGTAGCTGCTATTGCGATTTATGGTATTGCTTGGATGAGCGATACTTACTTCCAATACGCAATGCCAGAATTTAAAGCCGCGATTACTGATATGGTTCAAACTTATCCTTGGACGTTCGCATTGGCATTATTTGCAGTTTCTGTCGTAATTAATAGCCAAGCTGCGACTGCAGTCATGTTATTACCTGTGGGTATTGGCTTAGGTATTCCTGCGCCAATCTTGGTTGGTTTAATGCCTGCAACTTATGCCTATTTCTTTATTCCAAATTATCCATCAGACATTGCAACAGTAAACTTTGACGTAACGGGTACAACGAAAATTGGTAAATATTATTTTAACCACAGTTTCATGGTGCCAGGTTTAATTGGGGTTGTTGTTGCTTGCTTGGTCGGTGTTTCTGTGGCGGAATTAGTGATTCGCTAA
- a CDS encoding 4'-phosphopantetheinyl transferase family protein — MTTYIAYGNINQPFSLESLPDELIPENLYQIETDSSRVFQRHQCRRLAHLLLFQLLKISGKSTALLSQIHRTESGRPYFLDERIDFNISHSGDWVAVILDIRNEEKSAVGIDIEFPKIRNFTALMEHIAPKEEIDWFHHQQDSLNAFYRCWCLREAVLKSQGFGIVKLYNVRHFPKQQKIFSDYCPQGQLWFTDELPVYLAAFVNHQEKLPHFYEWSGESLQIKELQKCVLYDVN, encoded by the coding sequence ATGACAACCTACATCGCCTACGGCAATATAAATCAACCTTTTTCTTTGGAGTCGTTACCCGATGAACTGATTCCAGAAAATCTGTATCAAATTGAAACGGATAGCTCGCGTGTTTTTCAGCGTCATCAGTGCCGTCGGCTTGCTCACTTATTACTTTTCCAACTTCTAAAAATATCAGGAAAATCCACCGCACTTTTATCTCAAATTCATCGTACTGAAAGTGGCAGACCTTATTTTCTTGATGAGCGAATAGATTTTAATATTAGCCATTCTGGTGATTGGGTGGCGGTAATATTAGATATTAGAAATGAAGAAAAAAGTGCGGTGGGAATTGATATTGAATTTCCTAAAATAAGAAATTTTACGGCGTTGATGGAACATATTGCACCAAAAGAAGAAATTGATTGGTTTCATCATCAGCAGGATTCTTTGAACGCTTTTTATCGTTGTTGGTGTTTGAGAGAGGCTGTATTGAAATCTCAAGGATTTGGGATCGTAAAATTATACAATGTTCGTCATTTCCCTAAACAACAAAAAATTTTTTCAGATTATTGTCCGCAGGGGCAGTTGTGGTTTACTGACGAACTCCCTGTTTATTTAGCTGCTTTTGTCAATCATCAAGAAAAATTACCGCACTTTTATGAATGGAGTGGGGAAAGTTTACAGATAAAAGAACTTCAAAAATGCGTTCTTTATGATGTGAATTAA
- the hflK gene encoding FtsH protease activity modulator HflK, with product MSQNGSDRDPWSKPGQSNDQQPGNSSNNNGWNNNQNRGNQEQSPPDIEEIFNNLLRKLGGGNKKSGQNNGSSQNNTPFNFGKVVPLAVAIGAIIWGVSGFYTIKEAERGVVLRFGELHSIVQPGLNWKPTFVDKVLPVNVEQVKELRTQGSMLTKDENMVRVEMTVQYRVQDPAKYRFSVTNADDSLGQATDSALRYVIGHMSMNDILTTGRAVVREDTWKALNDIIKSYDMGLEVIDVNFQSARPPEEVKDAFDDAIKAQEDEQRFIREAEAYAREKEPIARGDAQRIIEEATAYKDRIVLDARGEVERLQRLLPEFKAAPDLLRERLYIQTMEKVMANTPKVMLDGNNGNNLTVLPLEQIMGKKVSAKAPAVTERAVESAPVLSQPERINHSSSQLPSTVEPIRQGRFN from the coding sequence ATGTCACAGAACGGTTCAGATCGCGATCCTTGGAGTAAACCAGGGCAAAGCAATGACCAACAGCCGGGAAATTCATCCAATAATAATGGATGGAATAACAATCAAAATCGTGGGAATCAAGAACAGTCTCCGCCAGATATTGAGGAGATTTTTAATAACCTTCTCAGAAAATTAGGTGGTGGAAATAAAAAGAGCGGTCAAAATAATGGTAGTTCTCAAAACAATACGCCATTTAATTTTGGAAAAGTGGTGCCGCTTGCCGTGGCGATTGGTGCGATTATTTGGGGCGTAAGTGGTTTCTACACTATTAAAGAGGCTGAGCGTGGTGTAGTGCTTCGTTTTGGTGAATTACATTCTATTGTTCAACCAGGTTTGAACTGGAAACCAACATTTGTAGATAAAGTATTGCCAGTGAATGTAGAGCAAGTTAAAGAACTTCGCACACAAGGTTCAATGCTGACTAAAGATGAAAATATGGTTCGAGTAGAAATGACCGTGCAATATCGTGTGCAAGATCCTGCAAAATATCGTTTTAGCGTGACGAATGCGGATGATAGTTTAGGTCAAGCGACTGACAGTGCATTGCGTTATGTGATCGGCCATATGTCAATGAATGATATTTTAACAACAGGCCGTGCGGTTGTTCGTGAAGATACGTGGAAAGCGTTAAATGACATTATCAAATCCTATGACATGGGACTTGAGGTTATTGATGTGAACTTCCAATCTGCGCGTCCACCTGAAGAAGTAAAAGATGCGTTTGATGATGCGATTAAAGCGCAGGAAGATGAACAACGTTTCATTCGTGAAGCAGAAGCCTATGCCCGAGAGAAAGAGCCGATTGCGCGTGGCGATGCACAACGTATTATTGAAGAAGCGACAGCTTATAAAGATCGTATCGTGTTAGATGCACGAGGTGAAGTGGAACGTTTGCAGCGTTTGTTGCCTGAATTTAAAGCTGCACCAGATTTACTGCGTGAGCGTTTATATATTCAAACCATGGAAAAAGTCATGGCAAATACGCCAAAAGTGATGCTTGATGGCAATAATGGTAACAATTTAACCGTGTTACCCTTAGAACAAATTATGGGTAAAAAAGTATCAGCTAAAGCGCCAGCCGTAACAGAAAGAGCGGTAGAATCTGCACCTGTTTTATCACAGCCAGAGCGTATTAATCATTCTTCAAGCCAACTACCAAGCACTGTTGAGCCGATTCGCCAAGGGAGATTTAACTAA
- the hflC gene encoding protease modulator HflC codes for MRKFLLPAIFVIAAVVYSSVVVVTEGTRGIMLRFNKVQRDADNKVVVYEPGLHFKVPLIDSIKVLDARIRTLDGSATRFVTVEKKDLLVDSYVKWKISDFGRFYTSTGGGDYTQASSLLSRKVNDRLRSEIGTRTIKDIVSGTRGELMEGAKKALNSGQDSTAELGIEVIDVRVKQINLPDEVSSSIYQRMRAERDAVAREHRSQGKEKAAFIQADVDRKVTLILANANKTAQELRGSGDAAAAKLYSDAFAQEPQFFTFVRSLKAYEASFANSDNMMILKPDSDFFRFMQAPKK; via the coding sequence ATGCGTAAATTTTTATTACCAGCTATTTTTGTCATTGCGGCAGTGGTGTATTCCAGTGTCGTGGTCGTGACGGAAGGTACTCGCGGTATTATGTTGCGATTCAACAAAGTACAACGTGATGCAGATAACAAAGTGGTTGTATATGAACCAGGCTTGCATTTTAAAGTGCCTTTGATTGATAGCATTAAAGTTTTAGATGCACGTATTCGTACTTTAGATGGTTCGGCAACACGTTTTGTTACTGTTGAGAAAAAAGACTTGCTAGTAGATTCTTATGTGAAATGGAAGATTAGTGATTTTGGTCGATTCTACACATCTACTGGTGGTGGCGATTATACCCAAGCTTCAAGCTTGTTAAGTCGTAAAGTAAATGACCGTTTGCGTTCTGAAATTGGTACAAGAACCATTAAAGATATCGTTTCTGGTACGCGTGGTGAATTAATGGAAGGTGCAAAAAAAGCTTTAAATTCAGGGCAAGATAGTACGGCGGAATTGGGTATTGAAGTGATTGATGTGCGTGTAAAACAAATTAATTTACCAGATGAAGTATCTTCTTCAATTTATCAACGTATGCGTGCAGAACGTGATGCAGTCGCGCGTGAACACCGTTCTCAAGGTAAAGAAAAAGCAGCATTTATTCAAGCGGATGTAGATCGTAAAGTGACCTTGATTCTTGCTAATGCAAATAAAACTGCACAAGAATTACGAGGCTCAGGCGATGCAGCTGCGGCAAAATTATATTCAGATGCTTTTGCACAAGAGCCACAATTCTTTACTTTTGTACGTAGCTTAAAAGCCTATGAAGCGAGTTTTGCAAATTCTGACAATATGATGATTTTAAAACCAGATAGTGATTTCTTCCGCTTTATGCAGGCACCGAAGAAATAG
- a CDS encoding methyltransferase family protein: protein MLFIPPPLLCLLIGTAMYFLPKVASYSVHFAVIAFVITLSFLIAGGSVLQFFIRKTTINPHDFKHTTQLVSTGIFRFSRNPMYLSLLLMLIAWSLWLGNSLTWLGVIVFILVMNRVQIAREEAYLESKFGDEYRHYKQKVRRWL from the coding sequence ATGTTATTTATTCCACCACCACTACTCTGTTTATTAATTGGCACAGCAATGTATTTTTTGCCAAAAGTTGCTAGTTATTCTGTCCATTTTGCAGTTATTGCCTTTGTCATTACACTTTCATTTTTGATTGCTGGGGGCAGTGTGCTTCAATTTTTTATCCGCAAAACGACCATCAATCCTCATGACTTTAAACACACAACACAATTAGTTTCTACAGGCATATTTCGATTTAGCCGTAATCCAATGTATTTAAGCTTGCTGTTAATGTTAATTGCTTGGTCTCTTTGGTTGGGTAATAGTTTGACTTGGTTAGGTGTGATTGTCTTTATACTAGTTATGAATCGCGTTCAAATAGCCCGAGAAGAAGCCTATTTGGAAAGTAAATTTGGCGATGAATACCGTCATTACAAACAAAAAGTAAGACGCTGGCTATAA
- the nagE gene encoding N-acetylglucosamine-specific PTS transporter subunit IIBC, producing the protein MSVLSYAQKIGQALMVPVAALPAAALLMGIGYWIDPDGWGANSQLAALLIKSGAAIIDNMGLLFAVGVAFGLAKDKHGSAALSGLVGFYVVTTLLSPAGVAQLQHIDISEVPAAFKKINNQFIGILIGVISAELYNRFYQVELPKALSFFSGKRLVPILVSFVMIAVSFALLYIWPHIFNALVSFGESIKDLGAVGAGIYGFFNRLLIPVGLHHALNSVFWFDVAGINDIPNFLGGAKSIAEGTATVGVTGMYQAGFFPVMMFGLPGAALAIYHCAKPNQKVQVASIMLAGALASFFTGITEPLEFSFMFVAPVLYVLHALLTGISVFIAATMHWIAGFGFSAGLVDMVLSSRNPLAVSWYMLLVQGIIFFAIYYFVFRFAINAFNLKTLGREDKAETAAAPTQSNQSREERAVKFIAALGGSENFKTVDACITRLRLTLVDHHNINEDQLKALGSKGNVKLGNDGLQVILGPEAELVAEAIKAKLK; encoded by the coding sequence ATGAGTGTACTTAGTTACGCACAAAAAATCGGTCAAGCCTTAATGGTGCCTGTGGCAGCCTTACCTGCTGCAGCATTATTAATGGGTATTGGCTATTGGATAGACCCAGATGGTTGGGGGGCAAACAGTCAATTAGCGGCATTATTAATTAAATCTGGTGCAGCAATTATTGACAACATGGGCTTACTCTTTGCAGTGGGGGTTGCTTTTGGGCTTGCAAAAGACAAACATGGTTCCGCCGCACTTTCAGGTCTTGTTGGTTTCTACGTAGTGACCACCCTACTTTCCCCTGCTGGTGTAGCACAATTACAACACATTGATATTAGTGAAGTGCCTGCAGCATTCAAAAAAATCAATAACCAATTTATCGGGATTTTAATTGGTGTGATTTCAGCTGAACTTTATAACCGTTTCTATCAAGTTGAATTACCAAAAGCACTTTCGTTCTTTAGCGGAAAACGCCTCGTCCCAATTTTGGTTTCTTTCGTGATGATCGCTGTATCATTTGCCTTACTCTATATTTGGCCTCATATTTTTAACGCGCTCGTTTCATTTGGTGAATCGATCAAAGATTTAGGTGCGGTAGGTGCGGGCATCTACGGTTTCTTCAACCGCTTATTAATTCCTGTTGGCTTACACCATGCCTTAAACTCCGTATTCTGGTTTGATGTAGCGGGTATCAACGATATTCCAAACTTCTTGGGCGGCGCTAAATCCATTGCTGAAGGCACTGCAACTGTGGGTGTAACTGGTATGTATCAAGCTGGTTTCTTCCCTGTCATGATGTTTGGTTTACCGGGTGCTGCTCTTGCGATTTATCACTGCGCAAAACCAAATCAAAAAGTACAAGTGGCCTCAATTATGCTTGCGGGTGCATTAGCCTCTTTCTTTACAGGGATCACTGAACCGCTTGAATTCTCATTCATGTTCGTTGCGCCTGTACTTTATGTATTGCATGCGTTATTAACAGGTATCTCTGTATTCATTGCAGCCACAATGCACTGGATTGCAGGCTTCGGCTTTAGTGCTGGTTTAGTGGATATGGTACTTTCTAGCCGCAACCCACTTGCCGTTAGTTGGTATATGTTACTTGTACAAGGTATTATATTTTTTGCTATCTATTATTTTGTGTTCCGTTTTGCAATTAATGCCTTTAATCTAAAAACGCTAGGACGTGAAGATAAAGCAGAAACAGCTGCAGCCCCAACACAAAGCAACCAATCTCGCGAAGAAAGAGCAGTGAAATTTATTGCTGCTTTAGGTGGTTCAGAAAACTTCAAAACTGTGGATGCTTGTATCACTCGTTTACGCTTAACTTTAGTTGACCATCACAATATTAATGAAGATCAACTTAAAGCGCTGGGTTCAAAAGGTAATGTAAAATTAGGTAATGATGGATTACAAGTCATTTTAGGGCCTGAAGCTGAACTTGTGGCAGAAGCGATTAAAGCAAAATTAAAATAA
- a CDS encoding N-acetylneuraminate epimerase, which translates to MKLTKTALCAALFATVAFSASAQAYPDLPVGIKSGTGALIGDTVYVGLGSGGDKFYSLDLKDPAAQWKEIAAFPGGERNQPVAAAVDGKLYVFGGLQKNEKGELQLVNDAYSYNPADNTWVKLPTRSPRGLVGSSSASHGDKVYILGGSNLSIFNGFFQDTVAAGEDKAKKDEIAAAYFDQRPEDYFFTTELLSYEPSTNKWRNEGRIPFSGRAGAAFTIQGNDLVVVNGEVKPGLRTAETHQGKFTAKGVQWKNLPDLPAPKGKSQDGLAGALAGYSHGHYLVTGGANFPGSIKQFKEGKLHAHKGLTKTWHNEVYTLNNGKWSIVGELPMNIGYGFSVSYNNKVLLIGGETDGGKALTSVKAISYDGKKLTVE; encoded by the coding sequence ATGAAATTGACAAAAACAGCATTATGCGCCGCACTTTTTGCAACTGTTGCATTTTCAGCTAGCGCACAAGCCTATCCAGATTTACCAGTAGGCATCAAAAGCGGAACGGGCGCACTCATCGGAGATACCGTATATGTAGGCTTAGGTTCTGGTGGCGATAAATTCTATTCTTTAGACTTAAAAGATCCTGCTGCACAATGGAAAGAAATTGCAGCATTCCCTGGTGGTGAACGTAATCAACCTGTTGCAGCAGCCGTAGATGGAAAACTTTATGTATTCGGTGGTTTGCAAAAAAATGAAAAAGGCGAACTCCAACTTGTTAATGATGCTTACAGCTACAATCCAGCTGATAATACTTGGGTGAAACTTCCTACTCGCTCTCCGCGTGGTTTAGTGGGCTCAAGCAGCGCATCTCACGGTGATAAAGTTTATATTTTAGGTGGTTCTAACCTCTCTATATTTAATGGTTTCTTCCAAGACACCGTGGCAGCAGGTGAAGATAAAGCGAAAAAAGATGAAATCGCAGCCGCTTATTTCGATCAACGTCCAGAAGATTATTTCTTCACAACAGAATTATTGAGCTATGAACCATCAACCAATAAATGGCGTAATGAAGGTCGTATTCCATTCTCTGGTCGTGCTGGTGCGGCATTCACCATCCAAGGTAATGACTTAGTAGTGGTCAATGGTGAAGTTAAACCAGGGCTTCGTACCGCAGAAACTCATCAAGGTAAATTCACTGCTAAAGGTGTTCAATGGAAAAACTTACCTGACTTACCTGCGCCAAAAGGTAAATCACAAGATGGTTTAGCCGGTGCACTCGCAGGCTATAGCCATGGCCATTATTTAGTCACGGGTGGAGCAAACTTCCCTGGTTCAATTAAACAATTCAAAGAAGGCAAACTTCATGCGCATAAAGGTTTAACCAAAACATGGCATAACGAAGTTTATACTTTAAATAATGGTAAATGGAGTATCGTTGGTGAATTACCAATGAATATTGGCTATGGTTTCTCTGTGTCTTACAACAATAAAGTATTGCTCATCGGTGGTGAAACTGACGGTGGTAAAGCGTTAACTAGCGTCAAAGCTATTAGCTACGATGGTAAAAAATTGACCGTTGAATAA
- a CDS encoding TRAP transporter large permease subunit — translation MKFFNKLEEWIGGALFLVIFGILVAQILFRQAFHSPLIWSEELAKLLFVYVGMLGISVAIRKQEHVYIDFLTNLMPPSVKKVANSFVQLVIFLGIVFFIHFGIKTFLGSSFPIDALGGISEKWIYASLPIISILMLVRFFQAQADNFKEDKSYLPATFFILSAVILLGILFTFPEWYKVLRITEYVKFGSNSVYVALIFWLVIMFLGVPVGWSLFITTLLYFSMTRWNVVNAAAEKLTMSLDSFSLLAVPFYILTGILMNTGGITERIFNFAKALLGHYTGGMGHVNIGASLLFSGMSGSALADAGGLGQLEIKAMRDAGYDDDICGGITAASCIIGPLVPPSIAMIIYGVIANESIAKLFVAGFVPGVLVTIALMIMNYYVSKKRGYPRTPKATREELCTSFKKAFWAILTPLLIIGGIFSGLFSPTESAVVAATYSVIIGKFVYKELTMKMLFNSCVEAMAITGVVALMIMTVTFFGDMIAREQVAMRIADVFVAVADSPLMVLVMINALLLFLGMFIDALALQFLVLPMLIPIAMQFNIDLVFFGVMTTLNMMIGILTPPMGMALFVVARVGNMSVSTVAKGILPFLIPIFLTLVLITIFPQIITFVPNLLMS, via the coding sequence ATGAAATTTTTTAACAAACTTGAAGAATGGATTGGTGGCGCACTGTTCCTTGTCATCTTCGGTATTCTTGTAGCCCAAATTCTATTCCGTCAAGCTTTCCACTCGCCGTTAATTTGGAGTGAAGAACTCGCTAAACTATTGTTTGTTTATGTAGGAATGCTCGGTATTAGCGTGGCAATTCGCAAACAAGAACACGTTTACATTGATTTCTTAACCAATTTAATGCCACCTTCAGTTAAAAAAGTCGCAAACTCTTTTGTACAGCTAGTGATTTTCCTTGGTATTGTTTTCTTTATTCATTTTGGTATCAAAACTTTCCTTGGCTCTAGTTTCCCGATTGATGCATTAGGTGGAATTTCAGAAAAATGGATTTACGCTTCTTTACCGATCATTTCTATCCTAATGTTAGTGCGCTTCTTCCAAGCACAAGCAGACAATTTTAAAGAAGATAAAAGCTATTTACCTGCAACCTTCTTTATTCTAAGTGCGGTCATTTTACTAGGCATTTTGTTTACTTTCCCAGAGTGGTACAAAGTATTACGCATTACAGAATATGTGAAATTTGGTTCTAACTCTGTATACGTTGCCCTAATATTCTGGCTAGTTATTATGTTCCTTGGTGTTCCAGTAGGTTGGTCATTATTTATCACCACATTACTCTATTTCTCAATGACCAGATGGAACGTGGTAAACGCAGCAGCCGAAAAACTAACCATGAGTTTAGATAGTTTCTCATTACTTGCTGTGCCGTTTTATATCCTAACGGGTATTTTAATGAATACTGGCGGTATCACAGAACGTATCTTTAATTTTGCGAAAGCCTTACTCGGTCACTACACTGGTGGTATGGGGCATGTAAATATTGGCGCAAGTTTATTGTTCTCAGGTATGTCTGGTTCTGCACTTGCTGATGCGGGTGGCTTAGGTCAATTAGAAATCAAGGCTATGCGTGATGCAGGTTATGATGATGATATTTGTGGTGGTATCACTGCAGCTTCTTGTATCATCGGTCCATTAGTTCCACCAAGTATCGCCATGATTATTTACGGAGTAATCGCTAACGAATCCATTGCAAAACTCTTCGTTGCAGGTTTTGTACCAGGCGTACTCGTTACGATTGCCTTGATGATCATGAACTACTACGTATCTAAAAAACGTGGTTATCCAAGAACACCAAAAGCAACTCGAGAAGAACTTTGCACATCATTCAAAAAAGCATTCTGGGCAATTTTAACCCCATTACTCATTATCGGTGGTATCTTCTCTGGCTTATTTAGCCCAACAGAATCTGCTGTTGTTGCCGCAACTTATTCCGTCATCATTGGTAAATTCGTTTATAAAGAATTAACCATGAAAATGCTCTTTAATAGCTGTGTTGAAGCTATGGCAATTACTGGTGTGGTTGCATTAATGATTATGACTGTAACCTTCTTCGGAGATATGATCGCACGTGAACAAGTTGCAATGCGTATTGCAGATGTATTCGTTGCCGTAGCTGATTCTCCACTTATGGTATTAGTCATGATCAATGCGCTCTTGCTCTTCTTGGGTATGTTCATTGATGCATTAGCATTGCAATTCTTGGTATTACCAATGTTAATTCCAATCGCAATGCAATTTAATATCGACTTAGTATTCTTCGGTGTAATGACTACCTTGAATATGATGATCGGTATCTTAACCCCACCAATGGGAATGGCTCTCTTTGTGGTGGCGCGTGTGGGTAATATGTCTGTATCTACTGTAGCTAAAGGTATATTGCCGTTCTTAATCCCAATATTCTTAACATTAGTATTAATTACGATTTTCCCACAAATCATTACTTTTGTGCCAAATCTATTGATGTCTTAA
- a CDS encoding sialic acid TRAP transporter substrate-binding protein SiaP, producing the protein MMKFTKLFLATAITLGVSSAVFAADYDLKFGMNAGTSSNEYKAAEMFAKEVKEKSHGKIEVSLYPSSQLGDDRAMLKQLKDGSLDFTFAESARFQLFYPEAAVFALPYVITDYNVAQKALFDTAFGKDLIKKMDKDLGVTLLSQAYNGTRQTTSNRAINSIADMKGLKLRVPNAATNLAYAKYVGASPTPMAFSEVYLALQTNSVDGQENPLATVQAQKFYEVQKFLAMTNHILNDQLYLVSNETYKELPEDLQKVVKDAAENAAKYHTKLFVDGEKDLVTFFEKQGVKVTHPDLTPFKDAMKPFYAEFIKQTGEKGEKALKEIQALK; encoded by the coding sequence ATTATGAAATTTACTAAACTTTTCCTTGCAACTGCTATCACATTAGGCGTTTCTTCAGCCGTTTTTGCCGCAGATTATGACTTAAAATTTGGTATGAATGCGGGTACTTCATCTAATGAGTACAAAGCAGCAGAAATGTTTGCAAAAGAAGTAAAAGAAAAATCACATGGTAAAATTGAAGTTTCACTTTATCCAAGTTCACAACTTGGTGATGACCGTGCAATGTTAAAACAATTAAAAGACGGTTCTCTTGACTTTACTTTTGCTGAATCAGCTCGTTTCCAATTATTCTATCCTGAAGCAGCAGTGTTCGCGTTACCCTATGTCATCACCGACTACAACGTTGCACAAAAAGCCTTATTTGACACCGCATTTGGTAAAGATTTAATTAAGAAAATGGATAAAGATCTTGGTGTTACTCTACTTTCTCAAGCTTATAATGGTACACGTCAAACAACTTCAAATAGAGCAATCAACAGCATTGCAGATATGAAAGGTTTAAAACTTCGTGTACCAAATGCTGCAACTAACTTGGCGTACGCAAAATATGTAGGCGCATCTCCAACACCTATGGCATTCTCTGAAGTATATCTTGCACTTCAAACTAACTCTGTAGATGGTCAAGAAAACCCATTAGCAACAGTACAAGCGCAAAAATTCTATGAAGTGCAAAAATTCTTGGCGATGACTAATCACATTTTGAATGACCAACTTTATTTAGTGAGTAACGAAACTTATAAAGAATTACCTGAAGATCTTCAAAAAGTTGTAAAAGATGCCGCAGAAAATGCAGCAAAATACCACACTAAATTATTCGTAGATGGCGAAAAAGATTTAGTGACATTCTTTGAAAAACAAGGTGTTAAAGTGACTCACCCTGATTTAACGCCATTCAAAGATGCGATGAAACCATTCTATGCTGAGTTTATAAAACAAACTGGTGAGAAAGGTGAAAAAGCATTAAAAGAAATCCAAGCTCTTAAATAA